TGGACGTCGGCGCGCATCCGGGGGTCGGTGACGATCTCGGAGAGCGGGGTGTCCGGGGGCATGCCGCGGACGTGCAGCCAGTGGGTGACGTCCTCGGGGTCGAGGGTGATGAGGGCGGCGACGAAGGGGCGGTTGTCGCCGACGACGATGCACTGCCCGACCGGGGGACGGCTGCGCAGCCGGTCCTCCAGGACGGCCGGGGAGACGTTCTTGCCGCCGGAGGTGACGAGGATGTCCTTCTTGCGGCCGGTGATGGTGAGGTAGCCGTCCTCGTCGAGCGCGCCGAGGTCGCCGGTGGCGAACCAGTCGTCGGTGAGGGCGGCGTCGGTGGCGACCGGGTTGTTCCAGTAGGTGCCGAAGACGATGGCGCCCTTGATGAGGACCTCGCCGTCGTCGGCGATGCGGACGGCGGTGCCGGGAACGGGCTGGCCCACTGTGCCGGGGCGGGGCTTCAGCGGCGGGACGATGGTGGCGGCGGCGGTGGTCTCGGTCAGGCCGTAGCCCTCGTAGACGATGATCCCGGCGGCGTAGAAGAAGAGGTTGAGGTCGCGGTCGAGGGGGGAGCCGCCGCTGATGGCGTAGCGCATGCGGCCGCCGAGCTCCTTGCGGACGCGGCGGTAGACCAGCAGGTCGTACAGGGCCCAGGCGGCGTACAGGCCGGGGGTCGGGCCGGGGCCCCGGTCCAGGAACTTGTCGAGGTAGGCGCGGGCGAAGCGGACGCCGAGGCGGTGGGCTCGGTCGAAGGAGGCGCCGCGGCCGAGGCGTTCGGCGGTGGCGCGGCCGGTGGCGTGGATCCGCTCGAACAGGTACGGGACGCCGACCAGGAAGGTGGGGCGGAACCTCTTGAGCGCGGGCCGGAGTTCGTCGGGCTTGATGCTCGGGCAGTGGCCGATCTCGATGCGGGCCAGGAGACAGGCGATCTGGATCGTGCGGCCGAGGATGTGGGCGAGGGGGAGGAAGAGGAGGGTGGAGGCGACCTGGCCGGAGATCTCCTTGAAGATCGGGTGGAGCAGTTCGACCGTGTTGGCGGCCTCCGCGTGGAGGTTGGCGTGGGTGAGGACGCAGCCCTTGGGGCGGCCGGTGGTGCCGGAGGTGTAGCAGATGGTCGCGGCCGTGTCGGGGGTGAGGGCGGCGCGGCGCTTGGTGACCTCGTCGTCGAGGACGCCCCGGCCCAGGTCGGCGAGGTGGGCGAGGGCCTGCCGGTCGATCTGCCAGACGTGCGGGGGCTGGGAGTGGCGGGCGGTGGCGGTGGCGACGGCCTCCGCGTTCTCGGGGGTCTCCACGACCACGAAGCGGCAGCCGGAGTCGCGGACGATCCACTCGATCTGGTCGGGCGAGGACGTGGCGTAGACGGGGACGGACTGACCGCCGGCGGCCCAGACGGCGAAGTCGAGGACGGTCCACTCGTAGCGGGTGCGGGACATCACCGCGACCCGGCCGCCGGGTTCGAGCCCGGCGGCGATCAACCCCTTGGCGGTGGCGGTGACTTCGCGGACGAAGTCGGTGGCGGTGACGGGGTGGTAGGCGCCGTGGTGGTCGGCACGGCGCAGCACCACCGCGTCGGGGGCCTCGGTCGCGTTGACGTACGGCAGGTCGGCGATGCTGCCGCCGCTCAGGCGGGGCGCGAGGGCCGGGGTGCGTGCCTCACGGACGACGCCCCGCTCGTCCCGGACGACCTCGACCTTGACGCGGTCGGTGAGGCCGCCTCGCTGTTTCGCCTTGTTCAAGTCCTTGCGTACGCCCATCACCACTCCCCGAGGCCCCATGACCGGTTCATTACCGACGAGTCAACTTACCGGTGCGTAAGGAATTTTCAATGGTTTCGGCGACTCCGGGCGGCCGGGGCGGGGCGGCCCGGGTCCGGCGAGCTAGCCGAGCAGGGTGTCCGCCGTCCTGATCGCCTCGGCCAGGTCGTAGAGGTCCTTGTCCTCGCGGTCCCGGGCCAAGTCGTCGGCTCGGTGGCCCAGTTGGCGGAGGGTGGGGCGGGCGGGGAGGTGGGTCCAGCGGGTGTCCTGGCGGCGGAGGGAGTCGGCGAAGTACGCGGCCACGGCGGCGACGCGGAGGCCGTGCGGTGAAGAGCCCCACAGGTCGCCGTGGAGCGCCGAGGCCTCCAGGCCGGCGGATTCCTCGTGCGGGGTGCGGGAGTCGGGGTCGAGCCAGCGGACGGTGGCGGTGGCGAGGTGGCCGTCCTCGGTGCCCTCCTCGGTGCGGACGGCGTAGAGGGCGGTGACGGTGTGGCCGGGGCCGACCTCGCCGCCGTCGACACGGTCGTCGCGGAAGTCCTCGTCGGCGACCTGCCGGTTGTCGTAGCCGATCAGGCGGAACTCCTCGACCGTCGCCGGGTCGAAGGAGACCTGGACCTTGGCGTCGCGGGCGGTGAGGTCGACGTGGCGCGGGAGTTCCTCGCAGAAGACCTTCTCGGCCTCCTCCTCGGTGGAGACGTAGGTGGTGTGGCCGTCGCCCCGGTCGGCGAGCTGTTCCATGAGCTCGTCGCCGTAGTCGCTGCCGACACCGACGCCGAAGAGGGTGATGCCGTGCTCGCGGCGTTCGCTCGCGATGCGTTCGAGGATGGTGTCGGCGTCGGTGGCGCCGGTGTTGGCGAGGGCGTCGGACAGCAGCACGACCCGGTTGGTGGCGCCCTTGCGCAGGCCGTCGACGGCGGTCTCGTAGCCGGTCTCGACGCCCGCCGCGAGGTTGGTGGAGGCGGTGGGTTCCAGGCTGTCGACCGCGTCCAGTACCTGGTCCCGGTCGTCGTCGAGGCGGGTCATCGGCAGGACGGTCTCGGCCTGGTCGCTGAAGGTGACGATGGCGACCGAGTCGTCGTCGCGCAGCCGGTTCGTCATCGTGCGCAGGGCGTCCTGGGCGAGGTCGAGGCGGCCCGGTTCGGCCATGGAGCCGGAGACGTCGATGACGAAGGTGAGGGCGGCGGGCGGGCGCTCGCTGTCGCCGCCGGCGGCTCGGGTGGCGAGGCCGACGCGGACCAGGGACCAGGTCCCGTCACGGCCGTCGTCGTCCGTCCGGGCGCCGTCGACGGTCACCGAGAAGCCGTCGCCGTCGGGGCGTTCGTAGTCCTGGCGGAAGCTGTTGACGAATTCCTCCGGGCGCACGGTCGCCGGGTCGGGCAGGCCGCCGTCGTCGAGGGTGCGGCGGGCGTAGCCGTAGGAGGCGGTGTCGACGTCGAGGGCGAAGGTGGACAGGAAGTCGTCGGGGGTCGGGGCGATGTCCTGGGGCTCGCCGTCCGGCTCGCCCTCCCGCTGCTCGCGGGGCCCGGTGCCCTCGGGGGCGGGGGCCGGGAAGCCGTCGTCGGGACGGCTCTCGCCCTTGCCCCGGTCGTACGAGGAGGAGTCGCCCTGCCCGTCGACGCTGCCGCTGCACCCGGTGAGGAGGAGGGCGCCGGCCGTGCCCAGGGCGAGGAGCGCGGTGCCGAGCCGTCGCCGGTGTCGTGGTGCCGTCGGCCGCGGCCTCGTCGTCGGACTGGTCCTGCGATACGTGTGCATCCGGGCCCCCTAGCCACGTCATCTGTCGCCTTTTCGTGGGCGACTGTTGTGACTGTGACGGCGCGGGGGGCCCGGACGTGCGCTACGGGGAGTTGCGGATCCGTCTCGAAGCGGCCACGGCGGGGGCCCGTCGAGACCGGTAGGTGATCTTCCGTTGACCTAGGAGACGACGTCCTTGCGGCCGAAACCCCTGAAGGCCAGGGCGAACAGGACCAGGGCGTACGTTATGGAAATCGAGACGCCCTGGATCATGTCGGTGTACTCGGGCTGCGGGCGGACCACGTCCAGCCAGGCGTACTGCCAGTGCGTGGGCAGGAAGTGGCGCCAGTCGCCGAGGGCGGTCACCTCGTCGAGGACGCTGCCGACGATGGTGAGGCCGACGGCGCCGCCGACCGCGCCGAGCGGCGCGTCGGTCCTCGTGGACAGCCAGAACGCCAGGGCGGCGGTGACCAGTTGGGACACGAAGATGTACGCCACGGTGATCACCAGGGCCTGCGCGGCGGCACCGGCGGCGAGTTCGCCGCCGGTCGGCAGCTGCAGCGGCCCCCAGCCGTAGGCGGCGGTGCCGACGGCGAGGGCGACGACCGGCAGCAGCACCAGCGCGGCGAGGCTGAGGGTGAGTCCGACGACGAGCTTGGACCACAGCAGCCGGGCGCGGGGCACGGGCGCGGCGAGGAGGTAGCGCAGGGAGGACCAGCTGGCCTCCGAGGCGACCGTGTCGCCGCAGAACAGCGCGACGGGGATGACGAGGAGGAAGCCCGCCGCGGCGAACAGGTTCACCGCGGCGAAGTTCGCGCCGGACGCCGTGGC
This genomic stretch from Streptomyces deccanensis harbors:
- a CDS encoding AMP-dependent synthetase/ligase, which codes for MGVRKDLNKAKQRGGLTDRVKVEVVRDERGVVREARTPALAPRLSGGSIADLPYVNATEAPDAVVLRRADHHGAYHPVTATDFVREVTATAKGLIAAGLEPGGRVAVMSRTRYEWTVLDFAVWAAGGQSVPVYATSSPDQIEWIVRDSGCRFVVVETPENAEAVATATARHSQPPHVWQIDRQALAHLADLGRGVLDDEVTKRRAALTPDTAATICYTSGTTGRPKGCVLTHANLHAEAANTVELLHPIFKEISGQVASTLLFLPLAHILGRTIQIACLLARIEIGHCPSIKPDELRPALKRFRPTFLVGVPYLFERIHATGRATAERLGRGASFDRAHRLGVRFARAYLDKFLDRGPGPTPGLYAAWALYDLLVYRRVRKELGGRMRYAISGGSPLDRDLNLFFYAAGIIVYEGYGLTETTAAATIVPPLKPRPGTVGQPVPGTAVRIADDGEVLIKGAIVFGTYWNNPVATDAALTDDWFATGDLGALDEDGYLTITGRKKDILVTSGGKNVSPAVLEDRLRSRPPVGQCIVVGDNRPFVAALITLDPEDVTHWLHVRGMPPDTPLSEIVTDPRMRADVQQAVDYANQAVSRAESIREFKLVEGEFTEDNGLLTPSMKVKRHAVTTAYAAAIESLYARK
- a CDS encoding vWA domain-containing protein; its protein translation is MHTYRRTSPTTRPRPTAPRHRRRLGTALLALGTAGALLLTGCSGSVDGQGDSSSYDRGKGESRPDDGFPAPAPEGTGPREQREGEPDGEPQDIAPTPDDFLSTFALDVDTASYGYARRTLDDGGLPDPATVRPEEFVNSFRQDYERPDGDGFSVTVDGARTDDDGRDGTWSLVRVGLATRAAGGDSERPPAALTFVIDVSGSMAEPGRLDLAQDALRTMTNRLRDDDSVAIVTFSDQAETVLPMTRLDDDRDQVLDAVDSLEPTASTNLAAGVETGYETAVDGLRKGATNRVVLLSDALANTGATDADTILERIASERREHGITLFGVGVGSDYGDELMEQLADRGDGHTTYVSTEEEAEKVFCEELPRHVDLTARDAKVQVSFDPATVEEFRLIGYDNRQVADEDFRDDRVDGGEVGPGHTVTALYAVRTEEGTEDGHLATATVRWLDPDSRTPHEESAGLEASALHGDLWGSSPHGLRVAAVAAYFADSLRRQDTRWTHLPARPTLRQLGHRADDLARDREDKDLYDLAEAIRTADTLLG
- a CDS encoding ABC transporter permease; translated protein: MSTLAERAEHAQPGSERPVEVADGYRAGRTLPLRVELVRQLKRRRTMVMFGILFALPLVLLIAFQVGGSPGEGNNRTNLMDTATASGANFAAVNLFAAAGFLLVIPVALFCGDTVASEASWSSLRYLLAAPVPRARLLWSKLVVGLTLSLAALVLLPVVALAVGTAAYGWGPLQLPTGGELAAGAAAQALVITVAYIFVSQLVTAALAFWLSTRTDAPLGAVGGAVGLTIVGSVLDEVTALGDWRHFLPTHWQYAWLDVVRPQPEYTDMIQGVSISITYALVLFALAFRGFGRKDVVS